From Sphingorhabdus sp. SMR4y:
AGACGATGAGGCACAGTGCAGCCCATCTGCTGTCACTCCAGTCAAAATTGCCCGTGGTTGTAACAGCCAGCATTGCGGTCGGCGCCGCAATCGCACAAATGGCCCAGAGCCAGCCATCGTCTTTTCGCAAGGCCCAGACATGACCGGCAATGGTGAAGAGCAGCGCAAATCCGATCGCCGCCACTCCTTCGATCATCCCGGTCTTGCCGGTAGCAAAGGCCATTGCAACCATCGCCACCGACAGGGCCAGGGCGCCCGGTACCGAGGGTGTCATATTGCTGTCGCGCCACGCCAGAGCGATGCTGAACAGCGACAGAATTGCGAAGAATATCCAGCCCAGCAGGGTAAATTCGATCAGCGGCAGCAGCATCATCAACTGCACCAGACCGAGACCCAGCGGGATCGACTGGACAAGCGGCTTTGGCAGGCCGAAGCTGGTCCCGGTCCGGCTGATCGTCAGCACCCCGGCGATCGCCAGAATGGTGATGAACAGACCGACCAGATCCGCGTCTCCGGCCACACCCAGCATCAGCAATATCGTGGTCCAGATCGCGCCGCCGCCGGTCGCCAGCAACGCCAGCCACCCCCAGCCCCGATAGATGGCAAGCCCGAACACGCCGGCCATGAAGACCGCCAGGTAGATCAGCAACGGTGCTACGGATTCGGCACCAAGGCCAGCGACATAGGGGGCCGAAAAACCGCCAAGAAGCGCCATGATTGCAGTCGGCGGGCCGTGCTTCTGGGAGAGGAAGAATGCCAATAGTGTCACTGTTACTATGCCGACCAGCGCCCCGGTCAGGCCGAGCAGTCCGTATAGTTCGCTGGCCATGTAGAGTGTGGCGTAGAGCACTGCGACGCCCGCGCCGCTGATCGAATGGCCGATGCGCGCATCATCGGAGAATATCTGTCCAAATTTCGGAATACGGCTGCCAAATTCACTGAGTCCGATCAGCAGCAGGCCGAAGAGCGCTGCCGTGATGCAGCGCGCCGCCGGACCGAACAACCCGGCCTCGATCGAGAACCGGACCAGGAAAAATCCGGCAAATATCAGGGCAATGCCGCCAATCCAGATCGGCAGCTTGCCGCCAATCAAGTCTTCGAAACGCTTGGCCGCGCCGGGGCTATGGATAAAATTTTCCTGCTCAACTTCTTCGGGCTCTGGAGCCATCCGGGTCGCGAACATCTGATCGGCCGGACCGGGTCGGGAAGCGTCTGCGGTTTCCGGTTTGGGCTGTGCTTCGGTCACCGGCTCGGCCAGCGTTGGTTCTGCCTGCGACCGCTTGTTCGCCAGACCGTTCCGCTCTGGTGAGGCAGGGTCTCCCGGCCGCTTTTGTCCGGTTGCGAGTTGATCGCGGAGCCCGGAAAGCTGATAGTCGAGGTTGGATATTTCTGTTTGCAACGCGGCAATGGTTTTGCGCAGCCCGGAAACGAGAACGAACAGGACAATGAGCCCGACCCATGCAAAAAAATCCAGCATTGTCTATTTCCCGCCCAGTAGATATTTCTGCCAGAATAGCAGGCTCGCCCAGAACTGATAGTCGGCATTGGCTTTCTTGCGGAAGCCGTGACCCTCATTCTCGGCCAGCAGATGCCATGCCGGACGGTTGTTGGCGCGGACGGCGGTGACGATCTGGTCGGCTTCGCTGGCCGGGACGCGCGGATCATTGGCGCCGGTGACCACCATCAGCGGGATATTGATCTCGCTGGCGCGGAGCAGCGGGCTGATTTCTTCGAGTTTAGCACGCTGTTCGGGGATGCGCTCGTCGCCATATTCGACCCGCCTGAGATCGCGACGATAGGCCTGTGTATTTTCCAGAAATGTGACAAAACTGGAAATGCCGACAACTTCCAGACCGGCTTTCAGCTTCCTGCCGTAGCGCAGCATCGAGGCGAGGGTCATATAGCCGCCATAGCTGCCACCGGTCACGGCTATACGATTGCGGTCGATCCGTTTGTCCTTGCGCAGATGGTCGAGGAACGCCCCGATATCGAGCACGCTATTCTCCCGCCGCCAGGGACCGTTATCCAGCGCGACAAATCTTTTGCCAAAGCCGGTAGACCCTCGCACATTGGGATAGAAAATCGCGACCCCCAGTTCGTTGACCAGATAATTGCTGCGGCCCAGAAAGCGCGGTGTCGCCTGACCCTCCGGACCGCCGTGGATATTGATGATCAGGGGCCGCTTGCCCTTGTGCCGCGCCGGATCCGGGCGATAAAGAAAGCCGGACATTTTCTCGCCGTCGAAACTTTCTATCTCGACCAGTTGCGGTGCGACATTGTCGGCGCTGTCGAGCCCGCCGGTCTCGCTCCTCGTCCAGCGGGTCACCGCCAGCGTGTCCGGGTTGATGCTGTAAGCGTCAATGCCCGTACGGTTGCTGTTCAGCGTAAGACCCAGATCGCCCCAGGGAGCGAATTTGACGCCGTTGATCACACCGTCGGGCAGGCCCTCGACAGCCCGGATTTCGCCGCTTTGCATGTCGTAGAATTTCAGCAGGGAGCGGCCGGCCCGATTGACTTCAAAGGCGATCCAGCGGC
This genomic window contains:
- a CDS encoding DUF2339 domain-containing protein, whose amino-acid sequence is MLDFFAWVGLIVLFVLVSGLRKTIAALQTEISNLDYQLSGLRDQLATGQKRPGDPASPERNGLANKRSQAEPTLAEPVTEAQPKPETADASRPGPADQMFATRMAPEPEEVEQENFIHSPGAAKRFEDLIGGKLPIWIGGIALIFAGFFLVRFSIEAGLFGPAARCITAALFGLLLIGLSEFGSRIPKFGQIFSDDARIGHSISGAGVAVLYATLYMASELYGLLGLTGALVGIVTVTLLAFFLSQKHGPPTAIMALLGGFSAPYVAGLGAESVAPLLIYLAVFMAGVFGLAIYRGWGWLALLATGGGAIWTTILLMLGVAGDADLVGLFITILAIAGVLTISRTGTSFGLPKPLVQSIPLGLGLVQLMMLLPLIEFTLLGWIFFAILSLFSIALAWRDSNMTPSVPGALALSVAMVAMAFATGKTGMIEGVAAIGFALLFTIAGHVWALRKDDGWLWAICAIAAPTAMLAVTTTGNFDWSDSRWAALCLIVSIPNGVMAWRTRNAPHDLLMPLATAVTATLVLLALWLWTTDAYAAIMAGLVAAALAAWAQYSGRSMIGAQSGVGGVLGGLLMLVSAYQLVITLLASLAGETDLYSGLPAVSDMIVELLVPALLLLGVVAIFRDIFQPKSRRLLAVMGITAIGGFLYLLLKQPLAIGPIQDFVTFGFAERAIFTHVLALGGWLLLWRDWPADKLSALRSLGLALAGLVLFRFVYFDLLLLSPTAVKQLLGTAPIANLGTLHYTGAAVWLWQFSRIDPASLRFTNMPRILAAGSLLAAIAAVMVTVRQMVHGSDIATPPFTSSETYLYSAGLLVLAIAWLARGIQTGNILLRIAGLLLLTVVTLKVFLFDANQLDGILRIISFLGLGIALIGIGWIYGKVMRRDVESSGEQAAG
- a CDS encoding S9 family peptidase, yielding MRFEPVWRIGLILSVFAAAPAVAQAGDIAPRPAALVADQVPDIPQEIVDQTRPYMEYRTASFVDWDPKSRAMLISTRFADTSQLHRVAAPMGLREQLTFAGEPVSSARYAPDGSALLFEKDSGGNEVNQIFALEQGQPRMLTDGKSRNTLGPWSSSGKLLAFGSNKRTGLYNDIYLMDPSRPEGSKMLIASTGGGWFPIDFSPDDKQLLVFNYVSVTDNQLYLVDIALGTSRKLTESDKPVAYHGLKFAPDGRLWAASDDGSDVKRLGFVNLETSLFEPVIDEKIWDITDFDISKDGRWIAFEVNRAGRSLLKFYDMQSGEIRAVEGLPDGVINGVKFAPWGDLGLTLNSNRTGIDAYSINPDTLAVTRWTRSETGGLDSADNVAPQLVEIESFDGEKMSGFLYRPDPARHKGKRPLIINIHGGPEGQATPRFLGRSNYLVNELGVAIFYPNVRGSTGFGKRFVALDNGPWRRENSVLDIGAFLDHLRKDKRIDRNRIAVTGGSYGGYMTLASMLRYGRKLKAGLEVVGISSFVTFLENTQAYRRDLRRVEYGDERIPEQRAKLEEISPLLRASEINIPLMVVTGANDPRVPASEADQIVTAVRANNRPAWHLLAENEGHGFRKKANADYQFWASLLFWQKYLLGGK